The following is a genomic window from Penaeus chinensis breed Huanghai No. 1 chromosome 7, ASM1920278v2, whole genome shotgun sequence.
CCGTCACTCTTTAGCCCTGCTGCCTTTGACACGTTGACTGAGGATGCATTGTCTTACATCCAGCCACTTGATTTCCCATCACTAGTCTCACAATAAAGAACAGTTATTAAACAAATGgctttgtatttttgtatatagtaTCTTTAAAAAGTTGCCATGTCTAGCTGGTTTTTTCAGTCACTTGTCTTAGTCTTAGAGTAAGATTTCATGTGATAGGTTTAATCTAACAAGACCTATTttggcaaataaataaaaattttacatggagctttcttttattcctttaagAATTAAAGCATACCTCCAGCTTATGGTGGTTATTGCTTCTCATAGGTGTGCATGTGGctatgtttaagaagaaagttaTATTTCGTGTTGGTTGAGAAAGTAATGGCTTTGAAAGAAGTGCATGATTTGCTGAATGGATTTTGATTCTAAAAAATTCAAGCACAGTTGTTAAATTATTTAACTTCCTTGAATGCAATCATACTGAAAATGTACCGAGGAAAATTCGTAGGAAGTATATTTACTTTATCTTGGCTTAACGACCcctattttaaaaataaataatgttggATCACGAGTAAATTGATATAATTTTGAATAGTGTAATTTTTCTGCAGTGTCAACATCTAGGTCATTAGTTTCATATACAAAGTACAGCAAAAGGCTGATGAAAGACTTTGTTcataaggcaatgtttgtggattcccagaatggttaatgattaaagcAAATACATATGCTAGGCAAAGGTCATAGCATTGTGATAAAGTAtagtggcaaaaagggtaaaaatgagtgaaCTATTTGGATAAGTGGGcagaagggggtgaagagaaggaaacggaaaggagaagaaaatgccaACCAAAATtcgttgaggcaagggctgaagtccaaggtaggggtgatcccctattTGGGCCTCAGTCctcatctcctaagcccccccccccctacaactacaacttggggatggggggggagggttaagttGATAGGTCTACCGTCGTCACTCACCCAAGCAGTGTTGCATATTTACAGTAAAAATATCCTCCATCTGAATATGCATTCACTTTGAGAATATTGTTATGAAAACTATTTGCTATACACTCTCAACATACACATGTCCAGTGTTATATAACTATTGTTAAATTCAAACTAAGCACGCATATTTATTACTGTATTTCCCGCCACTTACGAACCTCTTAAAAATTATGAATTAAAAAACGTATCTTTTGAAGACAAAAAATAGGACAAGCTTGGGTAACGGTTTCCACAAAACCTCAGATGTTATGAGTGCGGGCTGtatgcttcttctttctttttctttcttggtgtAGGGTTTCATTCCGATCACCAAATATAAACAAACGCTACAAACCTGCCTGAGGTAACGCATGTCTACCCTATTATTTTGCTAATACATTCACTTTAAACAAAATTGTTTTAAGCTATAAGCGACAAAGTGCTAAAGGATATGAAAATATCGGAGCAAAGCCAACAGTTGTCCACTGATGTGACAAAAACAAATGCTGCTGTGACGATCACAGGGACACGAGTTTCGAAGGTGCGTTTTTTCAAAGAATTTCTTTGTTGTAGAGGTTGTTCTACTTACTAAATGTAGCGTCCTACATAGCGAGAAGTACAGTGTCAGTTTCACCGTTTAATGGATAGAACGACAGAAAATGCTGATTTCATATATGGTACTTTCTTCGCAAGCTGTGCAACACTTAATACTGTGGTATGCATTTAATCTAATGGCATGATCATGAAATAATCTGCTAACGCAAATAATAACGTTAGAAGTGAAACAAAAGCCGCACAGAGAGTAAATCCAAGCCGGtcgggtaggagagaaggagcggaGCCCCCGATGTGGAATTACAACGAGAGGGTGGGGCAAAGCCCCGGGTTAGGAAGGTTTTTGTCTCGTACGACGATGTTTGTGAATCCCCATGAGGGACTGGCGTGATAGGGGTTGGTCACTTCGCGAAGTTATCAATACTTTCAGTTATAAAATTTGCAATGACAACAAAAGATTCACTCTTATTACAGTGAGAATAATTGAAACAAGGAATAGTAATTGCAAGATTTGATGAATAAAGATTAGATGAAAGTTTTCGTTAATCTTTAGCTCTATCTTGCCGAAGAGCACACCAAGTCTTGGCAGATTAGGCTGTTGAATAACGTTTGTGATGTAATAGTACTGTCCCCAAACTATAAGACACCGTGTCattacagaaaagacagacaccaATCTATCATCAGTTCGTCGAGGCCGCGAAACTGAATCCTCGGCTGTCCGATAAGGAACATCTGAGAGCGATCACGATTCCCGCCAATAACGACCTGGAAGACCCCGAGATAATGCTTGAGGTAAGGTGTGGGTAAAACTGTCACTGGGTCTGGGCTCTCTCTTGCCGGAatatgaggtgaagattttgtggaCCAGGCGGGAGGTGGGGAGCGAAGCCACCCATATCACCCGAAAACGCGTCAGTATTTGTTGTTTGCCTGGGTTCTATCCTGCCGGAACAaatgaggtgaagattttgtaaaccaggcgggggatgggggggaggggcagctACTTCCACCAAAAAGAGGGTTTAAGGGGGCGGAGCCTCCTATATAACCAGGAAGCGAGTGGATATATTGTGCTCTCCGGGTATTGCCGATATTTctcgaactccccccccccccccccttaaattcccgtgtgtgtgtatagacacacacacacacacacacacacacacacacacacacacacacacacacacacacacacacacacacacacacacacacacacacacacacacacacacacacacacacctcacgcacgcacgcacgcacgcacgcacacacacggaattGTTTGTTAGCTTTAAATTTAGGTTGAGATATGGTTTACATCGATTTCAAGTCAACAAATCACAATTCTGAATGCAATAATATGCACGAATGAGTGCGGTGTCAGGGATAAAATTTGGCTAGTACACCTAAGGTTTATTTGCCTCGCTACATGTAGGCCTACGTTCATAAGCAGTAGTTTTGCTGTTATTTTGGAATGCCAATATTTACTAATGTTTAATAAAATTGCATCGCATATCAATAATACAAAACGCTATATAAAACTGCACACTCGAAAGATAATGTTGTCACCAGAGACTGCGGGCAGTATATCATCAATAGTGAAAATAGCTTGACATGATTTTGGTATTGCTGAGTTTTGTCATTCGTAACTTACGCAATTCTTGGTTGTCCTCCAGTCTGATTATAGGCAGTTTATAGGCATAATTTATCTTCACATTCCAACAGCTTTAGGTCACCGGTAAATTTATATTATACTCATTTTAAAATGAACTATAAGTTGTGACATCTTTTCAAAATATCTTGGCAAGTCATCGAGACCTGCAATTGTAGCAATAAGTAGTTATAAATGATGCAAGATTGAATCTTGGGAGTATGCGTGGAAATACAGTTTTCGTGTAGAAATCATGGCGTGTGTATGTAGACGCtttaattcttttgttttctctgttccgAAGTTTGCTGCATATGTTGGTCATCTGTTAAATTaattagttaatattattattattattattattattattattattattattgttattattatttttattattattgctgttgttgtttttgttgttattattattattgttgttgttcacatcatcattgttattatgatcgtaattatgataattatttattgtcgttatcatattcagttatatataaaaTGAGTACTTATCACTTACAATTTCAACGATAAGCAACTTAACTTATGATAAATAATAGTTTTGTACAACAATTTACGACAACTTTTTGCAAATCGGTTTACATTTGcatctatttttcctcttccgcCATTGAGCGTTCCTTGGTACTTTCGGCATTTATGTTGGCGAATGTAAGATGGGTAATAGcttggtaaatatatattaaattgatCTTGCAATATGCATTATATAGTAAGGGTGCCATATAAAAATTCCCTGGGGGTATTGGCTTGCACCTCCCCCCCAGTGGGTGAGCCTGACC
Proteins encoded in this region:
- the LOC125027637 gene encoding uncharacterized protein LOC125027637 isoform X1 → MKISEQSQQLSTDVTKTNAAVTITGTRVSKKRQTPIYHQFVEAAKLNPRLSDKEHLRAITIPANNDLEDPEIMLELLPHATFPVYAHCLSPRMTQSRFSPRSPPDKVTTNLRPHQDWLAGPATSLLSCYPDTTSRVFPLLCCTLP
- the LOC125027637 gene encoding uncharacterized protein LOC125027637 isoform X2; the encoded protein is MKISEQSQQLSTDVTKTNAAVTITGTRVSKKRQTPIYHQFVEAAKLNPRLSDKEHLRAITIPANNDLEDPEIMLEPTSPNFEQ